A genome region from Piliocolobus tephrosceles isolate RC106 chromosome 8, ASM277652v3, whole genome shotgun sequence includes the following:
- the LOC111529407 gene encoding zinc finger protein 736 isoform X2: MWYRRARWLKPVIPALWEAETGGSQAGSFHFTAEILPEHDIKDSFQKVILRKYGSCDLNNLHLKKDNQSVGNCKGQKSSYNGLHQCFSITHSKTCQCNKFGRDCQLCSILMENQEIFSTEKCYKCEECGKDCRFSDFTRHKKVHTAERCYKCEECGKAFKKFSNLTEHKRVHTGEKPYKCEGCGKTFTCSSTLVKHKRNHTGDRPYKCEECGKAFKCFSDLTNHKRIHTGEKPYKCEECNKAYRWFSDLAKHKIIHTGEKPYKCNECGKAFKWFSALSKHKRIHTGEKPYICEECGKAFTRSSTLFNHKRIHMEERPYKCEECGKTFKCFSDLTNHKRIHTGEKPYKCEECGKASSWFSHLIRHKRIHTREKLHKC; encoded by the coding sequence ctgGCTCTTTTCATTTTACTGCAGAGATATTGCCGGAGCATGACATAAAAGATTCATTTCAAAAAGTGATTCTGAGAAAATATGGAAGCTGTGAccttaataatttacatttaaagaaagaCAACCAAAGTGTGGGTAATTGCAAAGGGCAGAAAAGCAGTTATAATGGCCTTCATCAATGTTTTTCAATTACCCATAGCAAAACCTGTCAATGTAATAAATTTGGCAGAGATTGTCAGTTGTGCTCAATCTTAATGGAAAATCAGGAAATTTTTAGCACAGAGAAAtgctacaaatgtgaagaatgtggcaaagacTGTAGGTTCTCAGATTTTACTAGACATAAGAAAGTTCATACTGCAGAGAGAtgctacaaatgtgaagaatgtggcaaagcctttaaaaagttttcaaaccTTACTGAACATAAGagagttcatactggagagaaaccttacaaatgtgaaggATGTGGCAAAACCTTTACCTGCTCCTCAACCCTTGTTAAACACAAGAGAAATCATACTGGAGACagaccctacaaatgtgaagaatgtggcaaagcctttaagtGCTTCTCAGACCTTACTAatcataagagaattcatactggagagaaaccctacaaatgtgaagaatgtaaCAAAGCCTATAGGTGGTTCTCAGACCTTGctaaacataagataattcatactggagagaaaccctacaaatgtaatgaatgtggaaaagctttTAAGTGGTTCTCGGCCCTTAgtaaacataagagaattcatactggagagaagccctacatctgtgaagaatgtggcaaagcctttaccCGCTCCTCAACCCTTTTTAACCACAAGAGAATTCATATGGAAGAGAgaccttacaaatgtgaagaatgcgGCAAGACCTTCAAGTGCTTCTCAGACCTGACTAATCAtaagagaattcacactggagagaaaccctacaaatgtgaagaatgtggcaaagcatCGAGCTGGTTCTCACACCTCATCagacataagagaattcatactagAGAGAAGCTCCACAAGtgttaa
- the LOC111529407 gene encoding zinc finger protein 736 isoform X3 — protein MTCLEQRKEPWKVKRQKAVVKHPAGSFHFTAEILPEHDIKDSFQKVILRKYGSCDLNNLHLKKDNQSVGNCKGQKSSYNGLHQCFSITHSKTCQCNKFGRDCQLCSILMENQEIFSTEKCYKCEECGKDCRFSDFTRHKKVHTAERCYKCEECGKAFKKFSNLTEHKRVHTGEKPYKCEGCGKTFTCSSTLVKHKRNHTGDRPYKCEECGKAFKCFSDLTNHKRIHTGEKPYKCEECNKAYRWFSDLAKHKIIHTGEKPYKCNECGKAFKWFSALSKHKRIHTGEKPYICEECGKAFTRSSTLFNHKRIHMEERPYKCEECGKTFKCFSDLTNHKRIHTGEKPYKCEECGKASSWFSHLIRHKRIHTREKLHKC, from the coding sequence ctgGCTCTTTTCATTTTACTGCAGAGATATTGCCGGAGCATGACATAAAAGATTCATTTCAAAAAGTGATTCTGAGAAAATATGGAAGCTGTGAccttaataatttacatttaaagaaagaCAACCAAAGTGTGGGTAATTGCAAAGGGCAGAAAAGCAGTTATAATGGCCTTCATCAATGTTTTTCAATTACCCATAGCAAAACCTGTCAATGTAATAAATTTGGCAGAGATTGTCAGTTGTGCTCAATCTTAATGGAAAATCAGGAAATTTTTAGCACAGAGAAAtgctacaaatgtgaagaatgtggcaaagacTGTAGGTTCTCAGATTTTACTAGACATAAGAAAGTTCATACTGCAGAGAGAtgctacaaatgtgaagaatgtggcaaagcctttaaaaagttttcaaaccTTACTGAACATAAGagagttcatactggagagaaaccttacaaatgtgaaggATGTGGCAAAACCTTTACCTGCTCCTCAACCCTTGTTAAACACAAGAGAAATCATACTGGAGACagaccctacaaatgtgaagaatgtggcaaagcctttaagtGCTTCTCAGACCTTACTAatcataagagaattcatactggagagaaaccctacaaatgtgaagaatgtaaCAAAGCCTATAGGTGGTTCTCAGACCTTGctaaacataagataattcatactggagagaaaccctacaaatgtaatgaatgtggaaaagctttTAAGTGGTTCTCGGCCCTTAgtaaacataagagaattcatactggagagaagccctacatctgtgaagaatgtggcaaagcctttaccCGCTCCTCAACCCTTTTTAACCACAAGAGAATTCATATGGAAGAGAgaccttacaaatgtgaagaatgcgGCAAGACCTTCAAGTGCTTCTCAGACCTGACTAATCAtaagagaattcacactggagagaaaccctacaaatgtgaagaatgtggcaaagcatCGAGCTGGTTCTCACACCTCATCagacataagagaattcatactagAGAGAAGCTCCACAAGtgttaa